The Lutra lutra chromosome 10, mLutLut1.2, whole genome shotgun sequence genome contains a region encoding:
- the MDK gene encoding midkine, producing MHHRGFLLLALLTLLALTSAVAKKKDKVKKGGPGTECAEWAWGPCIPSSKDCGVGFREGTCGAQTQRTRCRVPCNWKKEFGADCKYKFESWGACDGGTGTKARQGTLKKARYNAQCQETIRVTKPCTPKTKAKAKAKKGKGKD from the exons ATGCATCACCGAGGCTTCCTCCTCCTCGCCCTCCTCACCCTACTGGCGCTCACCTCCGCGGTGGCCAAAAAGAAAG ACAAAGTGAAGAAGGGCGGCCCGGGGACCGAGTGCGCGGAGTGGGCCTGGGGGCCCTGCATCCCCAGCAGCAAAGACTGCGGCGTGGGCTTCCGCGAGGGCACCTGTGGGGCCCAGACTCAGCGTACCCGGTGCAGGGTGCCTTGCAACTGGAAGAAGGAGTTTGGAG CGGACTGCAAGTACAAGTTTGAGAGCTGGGGGGCGTGTGACGGGGGAACGGGCACCAAAGCCCGCCAAGGCACCCTGAAGAAGGCGCGGTATAATGCCCAGTGCCAGGAGACCATCCGCGTGACCAAGCCCTGCACCCCCAAGACCAAAGCCAAGGCCAAAG ccaagaaagggaagggaaaggactaG